The DNA window CGCCCTGTCCGTGGCATCGGAGGCCGGGCTGACCGTCGCCGCAGGCGCCGCGATCCGATTGAGTCAGGGGGGCGAGGACTGGCTCGCGTCGACGACGTCGGCGCGGTGGTCGCGACTCGCCACGGCCTGGCTGGAGGCGATCCCGGCCGCCCTCCGCGAGCGCATCCTCGCAGCCTACGGACGCGACGCCACCGACCTCGTCGAGGAGCTCAGCTGGTGGTATCCCCTGGCCGGAGAGGCCGTCACCACCCCGACCCGCGCGGTCGAGGCGGCGGCCGACCTCCTCGGTATCACCGCCGGGGGCGCGACCAGCGGGTTCGGTCGACTCCTCATCGCGGGCGACCCGGACGGCGCTGCGGCACTGCTCGCGTCGACGCTGCCGGCCGAGGTGTCGCAAGTCGTGCTCCAGGACGACCTCACCGTCATCGCGCTCGGCCCCCCGATCGCCGAACTCGACGTGCGCCTCAGGGCGCTCGCCGAGCCCGAAGGCCGAGCCCAGGCGTCGAGATACCGCATCACCCCCGAGAGCGTCTCCCGTGCCCTCGCCGACGGCGACACGGCTGCCGGCCTCCTCGAGTACCTCGAGTCCATCTCGCTGACTGGCGTCCCGCAACCGTTGCGCTACCTCGTCTCCGAGGCCGAATCACGGTTCGGCCTCGTCCGGGTCGGCACGATCCGAGCGTCCGCGGACGCCTCGGCCGATCCCGGGCGCAGCAGCTATGTCCGCTCCGACGACACCGGACTGATCGCGGCGGTGTCCGTCGACCAGAGCCTCGTCGCCCTCGGACTCCGTCCGAGCGACGCCAACCGACTCACCAGCCGGAGCGACGCCGCCACCGTCTACTGGGCGCTCCACGACGCCCGCTATCCGGTCGTGGCCGAGGACGACCACGGCGCTCCGCTCCGCATCCGTCGACAGCCACTCATCCGGACAGCCTCGACCAGCGCCAGCCCGGAACCGGGGCCGGATCTCGTGTCCCGGCTGCGAGCCGACGACCTCGGCGACACGAGCACCGCGTGGCTGGCGAAGCAACTGGAGGTCGCCGTCCGCGACCACACCCCGGTGACCGTCCAGCTCCAGCACGGCGAGCGCCGGTCGACCTTCACGATCGAGCCGGTGAGTCTCGCCGGAGGCCGCCTCCGAGGGCTCGACCGGGCTGCGGACGTCGAGCGGACCCTGCCGTTGGCCATGATCACGGAGGTCCGGGTCGCCGGTTGACGCGCGGTCACGGGGGTTCCACGCCGAATCCGCCGGTAGACTCGACCGTTATGTCTGATGGACCACTGATCGTCCAAAGCGACCGCACCGTCCTGCTGGAGGTCGCCCACCCGCTCGCCGAGGACGCCCGCCACGATCTCTCCGTGTTCGCGGAGCTCGAGCGCGCGCCCGAGCACATCCACACCTACCGGATCACGCGCCTCGGTCTGTGGAACGCGAGGGCGGCCGGGCACGACGCGGATCAGATGATCGAGACGCTGGAGCGCTACTCGAAGTTCTCCATCCCGGCCTCCGTGACCATCGACATGCGGGAGACGGTCAACCGGTACGGCCGCCTCGTGATCGAACGCTCCGAGGACGGCGAACTCGTCCTCCGCTCGACCGACCTCCCGATCCTGACGGAGGTGGCGGGCGCCAAACGCATCGCCCCGCTGCTCATCGGGCACCCGAGCCCCGACACCTTCCTCGTGGAGCCCTGGGCCCGTGGCGCGCTCAAGCAGGAGCTGGTGAAACTCGGGTGGCCTGCCGAGGACCTCGCGGGGTACACCGCCGGGACCCCCCACCAGATCGACCTCGTCGAGGACGGTTGGCACCTGCGCGACTATCAGCAGCAGGCGGTGGACAACTTCTTCTCCGGCGGCTCCGGTGTCGTGGTGCTCCCCTGTGGCGCGGGGAAGACCCTCGTGGGTGCCGGAGCGATGGCGACAGCCTCCACCAACACGCTCATCCTCGTGACGAACACGGTGTCCGCCCGGCAGTGGCGGGACGAGCTGTTGAAGCGCACCTCCCTCACCGCCGAGGAGATCGGCGAGTACTCCGGGCAGGTGAAGGAGGTCAAGCCGGTCACGATCGCGACGTACCAGATCCTCACGGCGAAGCGGAAGGGCGAGTACGCGCACCTCGCGCTGCTCGACGCCATGGACTGGGGGCTCGTGGTCTACGACGAGGTCCATCTGCTGCCGGCTCCGGTCTTCAAACTCACCGCCGAGCTACAGGCCCGACGCCGGCTCGGTCTCACGGCGACCCTCATCCGCGAGGACGGCCGCGAGGGCGACGTGTTCTCCCTCATCGGGCCCAAGCGGTTCGACGCCCCGTGGAAGGAGATCGAGGCACAGGGCTTCATCTCCCCCGCCGCCTGCTTCGAGGTCCGCGTCGACCTCCCGCAGGCCGACCGACTCACCTATGCCGCGTCGGCCGACGACGAGCGGTACCGCCTCGCGGCGACCGCGCCGGCGAAGCTCGACGTCGTCCGGCAATTGGTCGAGCGGCATCGCGGCGAGCAGATCCTGGTCATCGGTCAGTACCTCGACCAGATCGAGGAACTCGCCGAGACCCTCGGAGCACCGAAGCTGACGGGCGCCACCCCGGTCGACGAACGCGAACGGCTCTACCAGGCGTTCCGCGACGGCACCGAGCAGGTCCTCGTGGTGTCGAAGGTCGCGAACTTCTCGGTGGACCTCCCTGAAGCCACGGTCGCCATCCAGGTCTCCGGCTCGTTCGGCTCCCGCCAGGAGGAGGCGCAGCGACTCGGACGCCTGCTCCGCCCGAAGTCCTCCGGACTCACGGCGAGTTTCTACACCCTCGTGTCCCGCGACACGGTCGATCAGGAGTTCGCCCAGAACCGGCAGCGTTTCCTCGCTGAGCAGGGCTACAGCTACACGATCCTCGACGCACACGCCCTGCAGACGGCCTGATCCTCGCTCTCAGAAAAGTCTCAAGAAACGTGCAGATAATGGAGTCATGACCGGACCCCGCATCCTCATCGTCGACGACGAACCGAACATCCGCGACCTCCTCACCACCAGCTTGCGTTTCGCCGGATTCGCCGTGCGAGCCGTGGGCAACGGTGCAGCCGCCATCTCCGCGGTGCTCGAGGAGGAACCCGACCTCATCATCCTGGACGTCATGCTCCCGGACATGAACGGCTTCGGCGTGACCAAGCGTCTCCGCAGCGCGGGCTACACAGCTCCGATCCTGTTCCTCACCGCGAAGGACGACACCGAGGACAAGATCACCGGGCTCACCGTCGGCGGCGACGACTACGTCACCAAGCCGTTCAGCCTCGACGAGATCGTCGCGCGCATCAAGGCCATCCTGCGCCGCACCATGCAGGCCGACGAGGATGCGGTCATCCGCACCGGCGAGCTGACGATGGACCAGGACACCCACGAGGTCCTCGTCGGCGACACCCCGATCGACCTCAGCCCGACGGAGTTCAAGCTCCTCCGGTACCTCATGCTGAACCCCAACCGGGTCCTGTCGAAGGCGCAGATCCTCGACCACGTCTGGGAGTACGACTTCAACGGCGACGCCGGCATCGTCGAGAGCTACATCTCCTACCTGCGGCGC is part of the Plantibacter sp. Leaf314 genome and encodes:
- a CDS encoding response regulator transcription factor, which codes for MTGPRILIVDDEPNIRDLLTTSLRFAGFAVRAVGNGAAAISAVLEEEPDLIILDVMLPDMNGFGVTKRLRSAGYTAPILFLTAKDDTEDKITGLTVGGDDYVTKPFSLDEIVARIKAILRRTMQADEDAVIRTGELTMDQDTHEVLVGDTPIDLSPTEFKLLRYLMLNPNRVLSKAQILDHVWEYDFNGDAGIVESYISYLRRKLDQFSSEPLIQTKRGFGYMLKAGKA
- a CDS encoding DNA repair helicase XPB translates to MSDGPLIVQSDRTVLLEVAHPLAEDARHDLSVFAELERAPEHIHTYRITRLGLWNARAAGHDADQMIETLERYSKFSIPASVTIDMRETVNRYGRLVIERSEDGELVLRSTDLPILTEVAGAKRIAPLLIGHPSPDTFLVEPWARGALKQELVKLGWPAEDLAGYTAGTPHQIDLVEDGWHLRDYQQQAVDNFFSGGSGVVVLPCGAGKTLVGAGAMATASTNTLILVTNTVSARQWRDELLKRTSLTAEEIGEYSGQVKEVKPVTIATYQILTAKRKGEYAHLALLDAMDWGLVVYDEVHLLPAPVFKLTAELQARRRLGLTATLIREDGREGDVFSLIGPKRFDAPWKEIEAQGFISPAACFEVRVDLPQADRLTYAASADDERYRLAATAPAKLDVVRQLVERHRGEQILVIGQYLDQIEELAETLGAPKLTGATPVDERERLYQAFRDGTEQVLVVSKVANFSVDLPEATVAIQVSGSFGSRQEEAQRLGRLLRPKSSGLTASFYTLVSRDTVDQEFAQNRQRFLAEQGYSYTILDAHALQTA
- a CDS encoding helicase-associated domain-containing protein yields the protein MGEAFAIARRLRDLPDDALRGLLADRKTSTARIGDFFDLAEALLDDASVARRMALLDRDTLAVLAAASDGSDRRSLAARLDRSAPEVEAAVARLEDAVLVVIDEDDSVRPVRAVEPVFEGWAAEGRPSRAQLQQVSAPPPPARTPTSTDTDALASERAAGTVGIIGESLHELDREPARLLGRGAPSMPDLKRLAAAAVSTPEQIELALSVASEAGLTVAAGAAIRLSQGGEDWLASTTSARWSRLATAWLEAIPAALRERILAAYGRDATDLVEELSWWYPLAGEAVTTPTRAVEAAADLLGITAGGATSGFGRLLIAGDPDGAAALLASTLPAEVSQVVLQDDLTVIALGPPIAELDVRLRALAEPEGRAQASRYRITPESVSRALADGDTAAGLLEYLESISLTGVPQPLRYLVSEAESRFGLVRVGTIRASADASADPGRSSYVRSDDTGLIAAVSVDQSLVALGLRPSDANRLTSRSDAATVYWALHDARYPVVAEDDHGAPLRIRRQPLIRTASTSASPEPGPDLVSRLRADDLGDTSTAWLAKQLEVAVRDHTPVTVQLQHGERRSTFTIEPVSLAGGRLRGLDRAADVERTLPLAMITEVRVAG